Proteins from one Hemibagrus wyckioides isolate EC202008001 linkage group LG16, SWU_Hwy_1.0, whole genome shotgun sequence genomic window:
- the si:dkey-250d21.1 gene encoding uncharacterized protein si:dkey-250d21.1 isoform X2, translating to MPDCCAAADCKQSSDQRNVSFFRFPLDPERCKQWVGNCRRPDLQTKTPEYLHRNFKLCSRHFETSLIQKESELKTVLKDGAIPTIFDFTTKKGNATAQNSNRKRKIQATAAEPLEAKKVKDDAQPETVAQNVIEDSTENAVEQEPAPVRPEKEDPATSKAKETLKSHFKETLAFTGFSIVNNVAASATKTMGGGAVGPLMVNPICAEKIDPKDVLRLGEDVMREEIRNSLRMARFFSILLQDKMNIEGKDQIPVFIRSVSNDGFPQKHLLGFLPCDVDSDSLYLMLMSEIRNKWGLRMEHCRGFTYLTTGSLCQKLKEFSCRMLRDFPQVVLAPSDPYAFNMWLIRALPVLSVQDVVDTVEEVAAVLRQSDTLVKKLHLKITAAYSHIKGEVDRVKESCQNNWEYGTDAFQTMLDILEPLLNSIGEMCTSALSEVDTTVMEQLLKLKEKLKNFNFIITLVILKNTLCCVSILNPSLRGIISISSTLQYTISNALKLLNKHLQEIPIFHRKWFSDAVGRAKKLGVLVTLPADTATNGDSDSKTPTSPEDYYRETLSKMVLQYLIDEVKRVLGIEMVRILRWLSLVPSYMADHNFSIRKDKVADANLNNLARPDSFYDELGCWEVKWRHASKRRILPTGVFATLKIPDIGFYPNVQSLLRVLGSIPCINADADVYVQYDMVLDRYRSYMKVMPAEKRLCNMAFIYVNQDVHFNIDDMVQSYVESHPDILQLLCKDDVMEVQPSATENSTNDASKEDMEEPREIMLDMELERPKPAECSGTDKEALKSALKAALTAACNSHSRQFQGGPEGEVEYVTKSEMNEVLKVCADVVKDGILSEAGNSFFSLFVDRVVRFGETDFLPLFLRFVDSFDVMHLELMGFVEANLDTEAMCERLFDIVTKEWHLDFKYCRGQAYLGSGEISYKLKAFACKVQEKYPLAICTHSSCYSFNTWWSMTVPVPSISRALDILEKIVLFFSSSPELEKQLDQVIAVGLRESYEKIHEFQGNFCSSWQEKHDSYDVFSQILEPLVDCLERFHNSSPPMWSLAIINQAKKLLQLIRDFDFIVAIVALKNISSFTRELSAALQKDHFSAASQLCQISGIVATLNRLKTNIKVFHQNWFDEACSFAQNLGVQVKVPESAPCPRDSLLKPGGYYKDAVSVPLVDHIINSVKDHFSDDHKEALNFLSLVPCSVTMSYTFESLKSKPPLYVGDLPDPENFFTELSCWKVKWKTKVVSPTIPDTIFQTLRLPLMQYFANINTLLKIMSVLPSTTLEHCGEVKRHKMFQDYLRSTYAKDRTPCLAMLQVGTNFNRDLDRMVTQCLKVTPQTLEGICLDKEAKTLRNSEIKAEDNHNDEEMEVQQERSTKKLPDFNELKAEDNRTAVFNKTETQQVPEVVPAVLLEGQQAKPLDENGHSDQPVDSLQRVFMVAARLARKKHLFSALPKEEQDFVMQDLGMCHWDQENTKHFSDVLDSIAKSIRETILSEVQESPFFSIITDKVVSVDDKKHFPVFVRYVDNFTPKVELLGFLPLDSSADAATQAKTLSSILSDEWGLQMGCCRGQSFMCMGAGGQGLRKLSLDFLASFPLAVNTPSESCGLAYWLAVSLHNDPIAKVLGVVEDLLLFFDQSPRLHVELSQTREGLLNTPREALAEVPETCLSKWKKREDFFDILVDMLEGVLSCLDSVSNNADGSWSNSMSIHALMLSTTIRESDFVVSLVILKNACTPLRNCSTIFRCGNPADIICELEKIPVIIESLVKMLENINVVHYTWFEEATQLAAKVAGALSYPDTVSTYDSPEVGYRETVSIPVLSGLIEEMKFNFSECHLKALRVLSLLPTCNPLPILPEAPDKFYTIYQSDLPEPEAAEEEINAWATVWREKYQDSSLPTSISETLHHPEAKDHPNVTTLLRLVAVLPSISMECDLMKTTLNSLRSLIGNDYDSINKTNTVMLLMHCPMLQTLEQVIDRCMELDAKSRGFLSPVKESLCVVKMDSAVAGVLSEENVNITNSGVSEIINGTVPISAQDQPTTTVQCDTGEISTSVVVGTTATPRDSAMEITASNGQAEIQETSPISTDGQSAATHSNDSEIGSSTVTASDRTPVEQDIPKEHKALSPGITTELQNGNAELLNEVPAQNITTEHKTASKDVAMALMDPRTKVAAEAVITVSEVADQSAEPVTVEPVAAAGNATMEVTEVVQDIITKPGVEAYAIETLASAQDVIPDLGTAEDVSMDCTVPVIGAAAKDDVTEQSVNMEPVPEAAAPIANTEPVTVSKDVPNDSTVATDVVTALPVRGDKDVTDHEAVEKGVMSVSDMAVESGTKSAPQGVAAKEQSTAVHDKSTNPVVVPQEITMELVATGQDAKGIRTESGVGVQIVTAAQSVTREPVTSAQSVTIKPDTAGEDLLNECDSAVTQYATTKSGSAVQNDAPDHGTTSEASPTEPQTNQGVTPSNEPTTSLEVTVKPVTLLQDISSETNTAEDISSVTASEAQIFPIAELQNVTIQPVTTRHDVTLDDQCGSTEPKTALPDATNCTATVQCGESDTTEQEVIAKHVPADKDAAMDTTESDHGVALQSALTAKDTVPTESASEHVPMELDAASEKITTDPAGTVQDVVMESQDESKAVACDVTMEPITETKDVPVGHIDNLKTETESTGLKVDVQDTSNPVIASAQNGTCHSKIPASDGIDKAVSANKVSDVQSTASSKDATSVANSFTEAEVKHTTVQDDLNQSYAITQDGTDPSKEVAQAAVEDGTEPHKGVLSFYSNPTQEAFFSEIQSAKFFSIICEQQIEIEGHTYIPVGICYLQKQKTPCEDVLAYVPLDQDIAAFVDSMTAALSEKWGLNLAFCRGQNLLTVGAAGAQVRAAATLLSQRYPHAIRTFSSTMSLNTWLAKSCIISEIADSFTWVERMLQWVTEDEEKRSVLHKMVASLFQHNAVKHSDLTDRLSRSQWERSHDTLDLTVEILEAIMLTLNDIKDSHDIQAERTQAGDFLIILQNFEFILTLVIMKNVLGPTKSLSQNLQGQPLDVYQAVTSLTEVLSTLSDMKANIDTHLQTWYQEAVEFASKLQISVDHTSQECLIIYCRDIVSKGAIDHAVCEISELCSDHALSAVRCMQVVPYVISKKEGCCMESEVFKLYQDDLPDSSALQVELLKWRERWLDTDEQPLPAGLLDTLNATDAEFFPNIETLLRLLVILPCFRKEDLIRQGKKSLIEFNHQRSLLELYPL from the exons GCCGCTCATGGTCAACCCAATCTGTGCGGAAAAGATTGACCCAAAAGATGTGCTAAGACTCGGAGAGGATGTGATGCGCGAGGAGATCCGCAACTCTTTGCGCATGGCTCGCTTTTTCTCTATCCTTCTTCAGGACAAGATGAACATCGAAGGCAAGGATCAAATCCCCGTGTTCATCCGCTCTGTCAGTAACGATGGGTTTCCCCAGAAGCACTTGCTGGGGTTCCTGCCCTGTGATGTGGACTCAGACAGCCTGTACCTCATGCTCATGTCCGAGATCCGTAACAAGTGGGGACTCCGAATGGAGCACTGCCGAGGGTTTACTTACCTGACGACAGGCAGCTTGTGTCAGAAGCTGAAAGAATTCTCCTGTCGGATGCTCCGGGATTTCCCACAGGTTGTCCTGGCTCCCAGCGACCCTTATGCTTTCAACATGTGGCTGATCCGAGCCTTGCCCGTCCTTTCTGTACAGGATGTTGTTGACACTGTAGAGGAAGTGGCCGCTGTCTTGAGGCAGTCCGATACACTTGTGAAAAAACTGCATCTAAAGATTACAGCGGCGTACAGTCACATCAAAGGCGAGGTGGATCGTGTCAAGGAGTCTTGCCAAAACAACTGGGAATATGGCACGGATGCTTTCCAGACGATGTTGGACATCCTGGAGCCTCTGTTGAACAGCATAGGAGAGATGTGCACCAGCGCGCTGTCAGAGGTGGACACAACCGTCATGGAACAGCTGCTTAAGCTCAAGGAGAAGCTCAAGAACttcaacttcatcatcacccTGGTGATCCTTAAGAACACTCTGTGCTGTGTCAGCATCCTCAACCCGAGCCTGAGGGGGATAATCAGCATTAGCAGCACCTTGCAATACACTATCTCCAATGCCTTAAAGCTGCTCAACAAGCACCTGCAGGAAATCCCTATATTCCACAGGAAGTGGTTCTCCGATGCTGTGGGTAGGGCCAAAAAGTTGGGCGTGCTGGTCACTCTGCCGGCAGACACGGCTACAAATGGCGACTCTGACAGCAAAACGCCGACCTCACCGGAGGACTACTACAGGGAAACGCTAAGCAAAATGGTCCTGCAATACCTCATCGACGAGGTGAAGCGAGTCCTCGGCATCGAGATGGTCCGAATCCTGAGATGGCTGTCTTTAGTGCCATCGTACATGGCCGACCACAATTTCAGCATCCGCAAAGACAAGGTGGCTGATGCGAACCTGAACAATCTGGCTCGCCCGGACTCCTTCTATGATGAGCTGGGCTGCTGGGAAGTCAAGTGGAGACATGCGAGCAAACGCAGGATCCTGCCCACAGGCGTCTTTGCCACCTTAAAGATCCCTGATATTGGATTCTATCCCAACGTGCAGAGTCTGCTGAGAGTCCTGGGTTCCATCCCTTGCATCAATGCTGATGCAGACGTGTACGTGCAGTATGACATGGTGTTGGACAGGTATCGCTCCTACATGAAGGTGATGCCAGCTGAGAAAAGACTGTGCAACATGGCATTCATTTACGTCAATCAGGACGTGCACTTCAACATCGACGACATGGTGCAGTCATATGTGGAAAGCCATCCAGACATACTGCAGCTGCTTTGTAAG gaTGATGTAATGGAGGTTCAACCTTCAG CAACAGAAAATAGTACAAATGATGCCTCAAAAGAAGATATGGAGGAACCAAGAGAGATTATGTTGGACATGGAGTTGGAGAGGCCGAAACCAGCTGAGTGTTCAGGGACAGATAAAGAGGCGTTAAAGTCTGCGCTGAAGGCTGCACTCACTGCAGCATGCAACAGCCATAGCAGACAGTTTCAGGGAGGCCCTGAGGGTGAGGTTGAATACGTGACCAAATCTGAAATGAACGAGGTTTTGAAAGTATGCGCAGATGTAGTCAAAGATGGGATTCTTTCTGAAGcgggaaattctttcttctctctgttcGTTGATCGAGTGGTGAGGTTTGGTGAAACAGACTTCCTCCCGCTGTTTCTCAGGTTTGTAGACAGTTTTGATGTCATGCATTTGGAACTGATGGGGTTTGTGGAAGCGAACCTTGATACCGAGGCAATGTGCGAGCGCCTTTTTGACATTGTCACCAAAGAATGGCATCTCGATTTCAAATACTGCAGAGGCCAGGCTTACTTGGGTTCTGGGGAAATCTCGTACAAGCTCAAGGCCTTTGCATGCAAAGTTCAGGAGAAGTATCCTCTCGCAATATGCACTCATTCTTCCTGTTACTCTTTTAACACATGGTGGTCAATGACGGTTCCGGTGCCCTCCATCAGCAGAGCTCTAGATATACTTGAGAAGatagtgttgtttttcagcagcTCACCTGAACTTGAAAAACAGCTGGACCAAGTCATAGCTGTTGGTCTGCGTGAGAGCTACGAGAAGATCCATGAGTTTCAAGGAAACTTCTGTTCCTCTTGGCAGGAGAAGCATGACTCCTATGACGTTTTCTCTCAGATACTGGAGCCTCTGGTTGATTGTCTGGAGAGGTTCCATAACAGCAGTCCACCGATGTGGAGTTTAGCCATCATCAACCAAGCAAAGAAACTCTTGCAACTGATCCGAGACTTTGACTTCATCGTGGCAATAGTTGCTCTGAAGAACATCTCCTCTTTCACCAGAGAACTCAGTGCGGCTCTGCAGAAAGACCATTTCAGTGCTGCATCACAGCTCTGCCAGATCAGTGGCATTGTAGCCACACTCAACCGACTTAAGACTAACATTAAAGTGTTCCATCAAAACTGGTTCGATGAAGCGTGTTCCTTTGCTCAGAATTTAGGGGTGCAGGTTAAAGTGCCTGAGAGTGCACCATGTCCCAGGGACAGCCTGTTAAAACCAGGCGGATACTATAAAGATGCAGTCAGTGTCCCTTTAGTCGATCACATAATCAACTCTGTCAAGGACCATTTCTCAGATGACCACAAAGAAGCTCTCAATTTCTTATCTCTGGTCCCGTGCTCAGTAACCATGAGCTACACTTTTGAAAGCCTGAAGTCAAAGCCTCCATTGTACGTTGGTGACCTTCCGGATCCTGAAAACTTCTTCACAGAACTTTCTTGCTGGAAGGTTAAATGGAAAACCAAAGTGGTTTCTCCAACAATACCAGACACTATTTTTCAAACTCTCCGCCTGCCACTCATGCAGTATTTTGCCAACATTAACACGTTGCTGAAGATCATGTCAGTGTTACCAAGTACCACACTGGAGCATTGTGGAGAAGTAAAGCGGCATAAAATGTTTCAGGATTACCTGAGGAGCACATATGCTAAGGACAGGACTCCATGTTTAGCCATGCTTCAGGTGGGCACAAACTTCAACAGAGATCTGGACAGAATGGTGACTCAGTGTTTAAAAGTAACTCCACAGACACTGGAAGGTATCTGCCTG GACAAAGAAGCAAAAACTCTGAGGAATTCTGAGATAAAAGCTGAAG ACAACCACAATGACGAGGAGATGGAGGTTCAACAGGAAAGATCTACCAAAAAGCTCCCAGACTTCAATGAGTTAAAGGCAGAGG atAATCGCACCGCTGTGTTCAACAAAACTGAGACCCAGCAGGTTCCTGAAGTTGTCCCTGCTGTACTTTTGGAGGGACAGCAAGCGAAGCCTTTGGATGAGAACGGTCACTCTGACCAGCCTGTAGACAGTCTTCAGCGGGTCTTCATGGTGGCAGCGAGACTGGCCCGGAAAAAACATCTGTTTTCGGCCCTTCCCAAGGAAGAACAAGACTTTGTTATGCAAGATCTTGGTATGTGTCACTGGGACCAGGAGAACACAAAGCATTTTTCAGATGTGCTAGACAGTATTGCAAAGTCGATAAGAGAAACAATCCTTTCAGAAGTTCAAGAATctccatttttttccattattacCGACAAGGTGGTGTCTGTTGATGACAAGAAACACTTTCCTGTGTTTGTCCGGTATGTTGACAATTTCACACCGAAAGTAGAGCTTTTAGGGTTTCTGCCCTTAGACTCGAGCGCAGATGCAGCTACCCAAGCTAAGACTCTATCAAGTATCCTCTCCGATGAGTGGGGACTCCAAATGGGGTGCTGTCGTGGCCAGTCCTTCATGTGCATGGGTGCTGGGGGTCAAGGTCTGAGAAAGCTATCTTTAGATTTCTTAGCTAGCTTTCCTCTCGCTGTGAACACACCCAGTGAGTCCTGTGGACTTGCTTATTGGCTAGCAGTCAGCCTTCATAATGACCCCATCGCAAAGGTGCTTGGTGTAGTCGAGGACCTGTTACTTTTCTTTGATCAGTCACCAAGACTGCACGTTGAGCTTTCTCAGACAAGGGAAGGTCTCTTGAATACTCCTCGGGAAGCCCTCGCAGAGGTCCCAGAAACGTGTTTGTCgaagtggaaaaaaagagaagatttctttgacattttggTGGACATGTTAGAAGGAGTCCTGAGTTGTCTGGACTCTGTTAGCAACAATGCAGACGGTTCCTGGAGTAATAGCATGTCGATACATGCGCTGATGCTCTCCACAACTATTAGGGAATCAGATTTTGTTGTTTCCCTTGTGATCCTGAAGAATGCCTGCACTCCCCTGCGGAACTGCAGCACAATATTCCGCTGCGGCAATCCGGCTGATATCATCTGCGAGCTGGAGAAGATCCCTGTTATAATCGAGTCTCTTGTCAAGATGTTGGAGAACATCAATGTGGTGCACTATACCTGGTTCGAGGAGGCAACCCAGCTCGCTGCCAAAGTTGCTGGAGCACTCTCGTATCCAGACACAGTCAGCACCTATGACTCTCCAGAGGTGGGCTACAGAGAGACGGTCAGCATACCTGTCTTAAGTGGTCTGATTGAGGAAATGAAGTTCAACTTTTCGGAGTGTCACTTGAAAGCCCTCAGGGTCCTTTCTCTGCTTCCCACGTGCAATCCTCTGCCCATTCTCCCAGAGGCACCAGATAAGTTCTATACTATCTACCAAAGTGATCTACCTGAACCAGAAGCAGCAGAGGAAGAAATCAATGCCTGGGCCACTGTTTGGCGAGAGAAGTATCAGGACAGTTCACTGCCCACCTCAATCTCTGAGACTCTGCACCACCCTGAAGCTAAGGATCACCCTAACGTGACTACTCTTCTGAGGCTTGTTGCCGTGCTACCTAGCATTAGCATGGAGTGTGATCTGATGAAGACCACTCTTAACTCGTTGAGGAGCTTGATCGGGAATGACTATGATAGCATCAACAAGACCAACACTGTAATGCTTCTTATGCATTGCCCCATGCTGCAGACTTTAGAACAAGTGATCGACAGGTGTATGGAACTTGATGCAAAGAGCCGTGGCTTTCTTTCTCCG GTGAAGGAGAGTCTCTGTGTTGTGAAGATGGATAGCG CGGTAGCTGGGGTTCTATCAGAGGAAAATGTCAATATTACCAACTCTGGGGTTTCAGAGATCATAAATGGCACAGTTCCAATCAGCGCACAAGACCAGCCCACCACTACAGTGCAGTGTGACACTGGAG AGATAAGCACTTCTGTTGTAGTTGGTACCACTGCAACTCCCAGGGATAGTGCCATGGAAATAACTGCTTCCAATGGACAAGCTGAGATACAGGAAACTTCTCCCATCAGCACAGATGGTCAGTCAGCAGCTACACATTCAAATGACTCTGAAATTGGTTCATCCACGGTCACTGCATCTGACAGAACACCAGTTGAACAAGATATTCCCAAAGAGCACAAAGCATTGTCCCCAGGTATaaccacagagctacaaaatGGAAATGCAGAGCTTCTAAATGAAGTACCAGCCCAAAATATCACCACTGAGCATAAAACAGCATCCAAGGATGTTGCCATGGCACTTATGGACCCACGAACAAAGGTGGCAGCTGAGGCTGTCATCACAGTATCAGAAGTGGCAGACCAGAGCGCAGAGCCGGTCACTGTAGAACCAGTCGCTGCAGCTGGGAATGCCACCATGGAAGTCACAGAGGTGGTGCAGGACATAATCACAAAGCCAGGAGTGGAAGCCTATGCTATAGAGACTCTAGCATCAGCACAGGATGTCATTCCAGATCTAGGTACAGCAGAGGATGTCTCCATGGATTGTACAGTGCCTGTAATTGGAGCGGCAGCCAAGGATGACGTTACTGAGCAAAGTGTCAACATGGAACCTGTACCTGAGGCAGCAGCCCCGATTGCTAACACAGAGCCTGTTACAGTATCCAAGGATGTCCCAAATGACTCCACAGTAGCGACAGATGTAGTCACTGCACTGCCTGTTAGAGGAGACAAAGATGTTACTGATCATGAAGCAGTAGAAAAAGGTGTCATGAGTGTGTCAGACATGGCAGTGGAAAGTGGCACAAAATCTGCACCCCAGGGTGTCGCTGCCAAGGAGCAGTCAACAGCAGTCCATGACAAAAGTACAAACCCAGTTGTAGTACCCCAGGAGATCACCATGGAGCTTGTTGCTACTGGACAAGATGCCAAGGGAATCCGAACAGAGTCTGGTGTTGGAGTCCAGATTGTGACAGCAGCACAGAGTGTCACCAGAGAGCCTGTAACATCAGCCCAAAGCGTGACCATTAAGCCAGATACAGCAGGAGAGGATCTCCTCAATGAATGTGATTCAGCAGTAACACAGTATGCTACCACTAAGTCTGGATCAGCGGTTCAAAATGATGCCCCAGATCATGGAACAACATCCGAGGCCTCACCAACGGAACCCCAAACAAATCAAGGTGTCACCCCAAGTAATGAACCCACAACATCCCTGGAAGTGACTGTGAAACCAGTAACATTACTTCAGGATATAAGCAGTGAAACCAACACAGCTGAGGATATCTCTTCTGTGACTGCATCAGAAGCCCAGATTTTTCCCATAGCAGAACTACAGAATGTCACCATACAACCTGTAACAACCAGACATGATGTTACCTTGGATGACCAATGCGGCTCCACGGAACCAAAAACAGCATTACCAGATGCCACAAATTGCACAGCAACAGTACAGTGTGGGGAGTCTGATACAACCGAGCAAGAAGTTATCGCAAAGCATGTGCCAGCAGACAAGGATGCTGCTATGGATACCACTGAATCAGACCATGGTGTTGCCTTACAGTCTGCACTAACAGCCAAGGACACTGTTCCTACAGAGTCAGCATCCGAGCATGTCCCCATGGAGCTTGATGCAGCATCAGAAAAAATAACCACAGATCCTGCAGGAACAGTGCAGGATGTTGTGATGGAGAGCCAAGATGAATCCAAAGCAGTGGCCTGTGATGTCACCATGGAGCCCATCACAGAAACCAAGGATGTCCCAGTGGGTCACATCGACAACCTAAAAACAGAAACTGAAAGTACTGGCCTAAAGGTTGACGTTCAAGATACTTCCAATCCGGTTATAGCATCAGCTCAGAATGGGACATGCCACTCCAAAATACCTGCTTCAGATGGCATAGATAAGGCTGTATCTGCCAATAAAGTCAGCGATGTCCAGTCTACCGCATCGTCAAAGGATGCCACAAGTGTTGCAAACAGCTTTACGGAAGCCGAAGTCAAGCATACAACTGTTCAAGATGATCTCAATCAATCCTATGCAATAACTCAAGATGGCACAGATCCCTCCAAAGAAGTAGCACAAGCAGCAGTTGAAGATGGCACTGAACCCCACAAGGGGGTTTTGTCATTCTACAGCAACCCTACTCAAGAGGCATTTTTCAGTGAAATTCAAAGTGCAAAGTTCTTTTCTATTATATGTGAACAGCAAATAGAGATAGAAGGACATACGTATATCCCCGTAGGGATCTGTTACCTTCAGAAACAAAAGACGCCCTGCGAGGATGTATTGGCTTATGTCCCACTTGACCAAGACATTGCTGCTTTTGTGGATTCAATGACGGCAGCTCTGTCCGAAAAGTGGGGCTTGAACTTGGCCTTCTGTCGGGGACAAAACCTGCTGACAGTAGGTGCTGCAGGTGCACAAGTGAGGGCAGCGGCAACGTTGTTGTCTCAGAGGTACCCACACGCCATACGCACTTTCAGCTCCACCATGTCTCTAAACACATGGCTGGCTAAATCGTGTATAATCTCTGAGATAGCGGACAGCTTCACGTGGGTGGAGAGGATGCTTCAGTGGGTGACTGAGGACGAGGAGAAACGGTCTGTATTACACAAAATGGTTGCGTCCCTGTTCCAACACAATGCAGTCAAGCACAGTGACCTGACTGATAGGCTGAGCAGAAGCCAATGGGAGAGGAGCCATGATACTCTGGATCTTACCGTAGAAATCCTGGAAGCCATCATGCTCACTTTGAATGATATTAAAGATAGCCATGACATCCAGGCAGAAAGAACACAGGCTGGTGACTTCCTCATCATTCTGCAGAACTTTGAGTTCATTTTGACACTCGTGATCATGAAAAATGTCCTGGGTCCCACAAAAAGTTTAAGCCAGAATCTCCAGGGTCAACCTCTGGATGTGTATCAAGCTGTCACCAGCCTGACTGAAGTACTTTCTACACTGAGCGATATGAAAGCCAACATTGACACTCACCTTCAAACCTGGTACCAAGAAGCTGTGGAATTCGCTTCTAAGTTACAGATCAGCGTGGACCATACTTCACAGGAGTGCTTGATCATTTATTGTAGAGACATTGTCAGCAAAGGAGCGATAGATCACGCTGTTTGCGAGATCTCCGAGCTTTGCTCAGACCACGCTCTGTCAGCCGTGCGCTGCATGCAGGTTGTGCCTTATGTCATATCCAAGAAGGAAGGATGCTGCATGGAATCTGAGGTCTTCAAGTTGTACCAGGATGATCTCCCAGACTCTAGCGCTCTGCAGGTGGAGCTTCTGAAATGGCGTGAGAGATGGTTGGACACAGATGAACAGCCTCTTCCTGCTGGTCTTCTAGACACGCTCAATGCCACAGATGCAGAGTTCTTCCCCAACATTGAGACACTTCTCAGGCTCCTTGTGATCTTGCCCTGTTTCAGAAAAGAGGATTTGATCAGACAGGGAAAGAAGAGTCTCATTGAGTTCAACCACCAGAGATCTTTACTCGAGCTGTATCCTTTATAG